The following coding sequences are from one Arcobacter nitrofigilis DSM 7299 window:
- a CDS encoding AraC family transcriptional regulator produces MNNISTLVHNVKYTKPNKEKEIFLYEGDYNNFSFEKHIHEEYTITLIERGNMGAFLRGFNHKFDKSSIITINPDEVHSCGILSKEGFKHHSLYISTQIMDEILKENFNNNLLSFKNFHFSNEIIYQKLYPLMNYNSSLFSKLSWECELIDTINSVLKINTKVSNEIVLPNNYKLIQYAKEFINDNYNQNFTLDDFSKEFDISKYHFLRLFKKHTFVSPHTYLMIRRVEKAKQFLRKNTNISEIAYLCGFTDQSHLNKKFKLLTGTTPGEYKNFFL; encoded by the coding sequence ATGAACAATATATCTACTTTAGTGCATAATGTAAAATATACAAAACCAAATAAAGAAAAAGAAATCTTTCTTTATGAAGGTGATTATAACAATTTCTCTTTTGAAAAACACATCCATGAAGAATATACTATTACCCTAATAGAAAGAGGTAATATGGGTGCATTTTTAAGAGGATTTAACCATAAATTTGACAAATCATCTATTATTACTATAAATCCCGATGAAGTACACTCTTGCGGAATATTATCAAAAGAGGGTTTTAAACACCACTCCTTATATATTTCTACACAAATAATGGATGAGATATTAAAAGAAAACTTTAATAATAATCTACTCTCATTTAAAAATTTTCACTTTTCAAATGAAATTATTTATCAAAAACTATATCCACTTATGAATTATAACTCTTCTTTATTTTCAAAGTTATCTTGGGAATGTGAACTAATTGATACAATAAATTCTGTTTTAAAAATAAATACTAAAGTTTCAAATGAAATTGTATTACCTAACAACTACAAGTTAATACAATATGCAAAAGAGTTTATAAATGACAATTACAACCAAAACTTTACTTTAGATGACTTTTCAAAAGAATTTGATATATCAAAATATCATTTTCTTAGACTCTTTAAAAAACATACCTTCGTCTCTCCTCATACATATTTGATGATTAGAAGAGTTGAAAAGGCAAAACAGTTTTTAAGAAAAAATACTAATATAAGTGAAATAGCATATTTATGTGGCTTTACAGACCAAAGTCATTTAAATAAAAAATTTAAACTGCTAACTGGAACAACTCCAGGAGAGTATAAAAACTTTTTTCTTTAG
- a CDS encoding AzlC family ABC transporter permease → MKNGFLSNLPISLSVFSYGIVLGIICNTKSIDYLQLMLMNIFIFAGSSQFVIVDMLSNNLSLSTIIGTAILINMRYFLIGTTLDKLFLNSSIKQKLLIMHFVTDESWAITMKNIKEKNITVYFLLGGGLCIFLSWILGTSIGYFFAQLIIEPKNYGLDFAFYAMFVAILTTMYKTKNDLFTFFITAFIAIIFEKLLDNSIYILISALLGSLFSLIMNKKVEDE, encoded by the coding sequence ATGAAAAATGGATTTTTATCAAACTTACCAATTAGTTTGAGTGTATTTAGTTATGGCATTGTATTGGGAATTATTTGTAATACAAAAAGTATAGATTATTTACAATTAATGTTAATGAATATTTTTATATTTGCAGGCTCTTCTCAGTTTGTAATTGTAGATATGCTTTCAAACAATTTGAGTCTAAGTACAATCATAGGTACAGCCATCCTTATAAATATGAGATATTTTTTAATAGGCACGACTTTAGATAAACTCTTTTTAAATAGCTCTATAAAACAAAAACTTCTAATCATGCATTTTGTTACTGATGAATCATGGGCAATAACTATGAAAAATATAAAAGAAAAAAATATTACTGTTTATTTTCTTTTAGGTGGAGGTTTATGTATTTTTTTATCATGGATTTTAGGAACATCTATTGGATACTTTTTTGCTCAACTAATAATAGAACCAAAAAACTATGGTTTAGATTTTGCTTTTTATGCAATGTTTGTTGCTATTTTAACAACAATGTATAAAACAAAAAATGACCTTTTTACCTTTTTTATCACAGCATTTATTGCAATAATTTTTGAGAAATTATTAGACAATAGTATATATATTTTAATATCAGCATTATTAGGTTCTTTATTCTCTTTGATTATGAATAAAAAGGTAGAAGATGAGTGA
- a CDS encoding AzlD domain-containing protein, with product MSDSNMLLIIFAVAIGTYFLRVSGLLLSTKLKKLKYVNSLLESIPATLLIALIIPPIIKEGMIGIIASLFVIIVMIKSKNIFLSMSIGVFIIYLSRSNLLF from the coding sequence ATGAGTGATTCTAATATGCTTTTAATTATATTTGCTGTGGCTATTGGGACTTACTTTTTAAGAGTCTCAGGACTTCTACTATCAACTAAATTAAAGAAGCTTAAGTATGTGAATTCTCTTTTAGAATCAATTCCTGCAACACTGCTTATTGCTCTTATTATTCCACCTATTATTAAAGAGGGAATGATAGGCATTATTGCTAGTTTATTTGTAATAATAGTAATGATTAAATCAAAAAATATCTTTTTATCTATGAGTATTGGAGTTTTTATAATCTATTTAAGTAGAAGCAACCTCCTTTTTTAG